The following DNA comes from Deltaproteobacteria bacterium.
TTTCATTAATGTTAAGTTTTTCAAAAAGTGGAAAAGAAAATTTCCCCGAAATCTCCAAAGGTGAATTATAGACAACGGTCTTGAAAATCCCCCTGTAGCGCAATTCCGGATTAAGTATCCCTGAAATATGGAGGTCTTCAGGGAGGAAATGGGCATACTCTGTGAGGTATCTCCTCTTCCCCTTGTCATCTGTAAAATATTGCTTAAAGGGAATCGTCAGAACCGGTCCCGTAATAGTCTGGGCATTACCCCACTTGGAACTGATTTCATGAACCACACTCCGCTGCCTCATCTCTCTTTCCTTGATGAGCGAACTTACCATTGATGTCGGTATCAGCAGGATAATGACGAGCATGGTAATTATGAAAATTTTGAAGTTTACCGAATTTCGGGTAAAGCTCGTGGCCCTCTTCGTAATACTTTGCTCTTCTCTACTTCCCTCTTTCCTGTCATTGGTTTCCATTTTTTTCTCTCCTTTCTTTTGTTTTTAGTAACTTAGAAATAATTATCTGTCATCTTTTTGGCAGCTAATTATTTCGTTAAGGCACTTATCCCAATTTTTTCCGGGATAAGAAGAGTATAAAAGGCACCTGTGAAGTGAGTTTGAAGGGGCTGTGAATTATTTGTGAAGAAGCGGGGCATATTCCTGTGCGGGAATTTCCAGAGGAGAATTAATCCTTTCCCTGAGTGGGCATAAGGGAATAGATTTCCTTCACTGCAAGAGGCGGCCGGCTCGCTTATGACTATGACGACGATGACTATGAAGAGGAAGGTGATGGACCGGGCGAGGAGGGGAACGCTTGCCCCTCAATCTATTAAATCTGAAACAACAATCCTGGAAACATCTCAACAGACATCCCGCCTTGTCTTTTCTGCCTCTTCAATAGGACCAAAGTTCTGTTAATTCCGCCAATGATACTGTTTTTCAACAGTTCCATGAAGCCTGAAAGGACAGGCGCACTCACTGATAGGGACACCTGCCATATCTATTTTCTTTAAATCCGCTTCACCGAGGCCCATTTCAACACAGTGATTGAGATAGCCAACCTTGTTGAAATCGACCATCATCACCTCACAGGCCACTCTGTCAACGGCAAGAGGATCAGTGCCTGCAATAGCTATCCCCACATGAATGGGGTCTCCATCAACGGGACCGTTACCTTCCATGCCATCCAGGCCGTCTATAACGGAAAGATCGGGCCATACCAGCCCGGCAAGCGCTGCAATATTGAGGTTGGTACGCCTTATCCCCTGATGAACATCCATCTTGTCCGGATAAAGTACCGCTCCCATCGCCATATTTTTAATGGACAATGTGACAACGACAGTATCGTGGGCCTTTAGTTTGGCGGCAGAAATGACGTAATTATTTCTGTCAAGCAGAAGGTCGGAAACCCTCACATTAAAATTGCGTCCTTCTGAATCCCTGATAGCGACATTCCTGAAAGGGCTGTGATTCAGGTCTATTAATTGAACATCATATTCATCAATAAGCCTGTCATAGCCGAAGTTCTTAAAGGCCTTCCTTGTATCACCGGAGGCTGCCTCCGATACAATAATTTTTCCTTTATGGAAACCTTTCAGAAAATCAAGTATCCCCCTCATCTGATCGACATGACTTGAAGCAAGCTGGCGAGAGGAAGAAACAAAATTAGGCTTAATAACAACCTGCCTGCGGCCTATCCTTTTTTCGATATCCTCTGCAATAAGATCAAGGGCACTTCTAACATTCTCTTTTCGGTTCTCACCTTTTGTAATGGAAAGGTTTATCATACTTCTATTATATCAGATGGGAGAGAGTGCCATTGCCGTCATCATCCGGAGAATGGCCATTTAAATCCTTAATTCGCTGCCCTTAAATAAACACGATTTTCCTGTCCCCTTTTCTCTTGTATTTCATTCCACTTATTTTACATGTCTGGTATAATTAATGCCTTTTGTAATTTGAATCCGCGACATTTATATTAATTCTTCTTTCCTTTTTTTTGGTAGAATCAAAATGAAAACAGCACCTAAAAATCAAACATTATTTGAAGTTTTTAAAGAACTTGATGCAATGCCATTTGCAGTAGATATTAATTACAATATAGCTATCAGAGATTATGCTGAAAGAAGCCGCATATTAGCTCAAAGTCTTGAAACAGGAATTAATATTCTGAATATAGTTAAACCAATTTTCCAGGAAGCTTTAGAAGAGTTACCAAAAACAAGATTTAAAGAAGGGTATTTTTCATCAAATGAATATCAAACAATGATCACTGATCTTAGCCAATTGGTTAATACACATAGCCTTATGCATGATCATTATAATGTTTTAGAAAAGAGAGGTATTCTTTTATTTAAATTAAATCCAGTCAAAGCTTTTCTTCAAGCATGTGATGCTAATACCCAAAGAGGATTTGTTAAAGACACACTTAAAGAAGAAGAATCATCTCAAACCATCCGGGAAATAAAATTTCTTAATGAACGAATAGATGATATTTATAGTGAACATACTCGTAGAAGAGTATAAGCACAAATTACGGTTAATATTGTCTGGGAGCCTGTCGGACTTAGGTCAAATCTACTGCGAAAAAGCCCTTTTGACCTCAAAATGGCCATTATAGACTATAAAACGACCCCTTTTAAGGACAAAAAGTTTTTATATTCAATTAGTTAGCTTGGCCCGACCATAGGCCCCTTCAATAGAACGATAATTTGAAAGTCCGCACCGGCAAATGGTGACGGGCTCTTTTGTTTTAAAGCGGGACGCGAATTTAAGTTGTCCCCAATTACCCGGTATCAAAGTGTTTTTCAATCATTAATAAAATAGGAATTTACTGTCACCATTTCTAGGTGGTATTATGTAAAGCTATTAAGTATATTTATTATCCTTCGATAGTGCGGGAAAATTTGTGCGATTATTAAAAGACTGAGGTTAGAATCCTATTAATATGAAAACCATTAGTTTATTCTCAGGCGCTGGTGGCCTTGATATTGGTACATCCATGGCAGGAGCCGAAATTGTTTGTTGCATTGATACGGACCATGACTCTATTGAAACATTGAAATTGAATGAATCTACAAATTCTTCAATTCTTATTAATGATGACATTGCCACGCTAACAGGTGAAAGTATCTTGCACCAATGTGGCCACAGAAAAAATGAAATTGAATTTTTAATTGGTGGTCCTCCATGCCAATCATTTTCCAAAAATAATTATTGGACGAAATCTGGTGAAGAATCCCTTCGAAGAAAAGAGCGCATGAAAGCAGTTGCCGAGAGTAATGGGCGGGAATTTATTGATGAAGTTAAATTGTCTAAAGCCAAAAACCGTGTGGAAGTTCATGACGATAAACGCACGAGTTTGGTCATGGAGTATGCGAGGTTGATCAATGAAATATCACCTCGTGGGTTTTTATTTGAGAACGTCCACAGTATCACACATCCAAAAAATAAAAAGTATTTATATGAGTTCGTAAATTTCACTGAGGACTGTGGGTATAAAGTAAAGGAGTTACACTTAAGCAGCGAGTTATTTGGAGTTCCTCAAAAAAGGAAACGGGTGTTTGTGATTGGGCATAAGAAAAAAGTTCTTGGAGATCCCGAGATAACACATTCAGCTGACAACTCTTTATTTCTAAAAC
Coding sequences within:
- a CDS encoding DUF362 domain-containing protein; the protein is MINLSITKGENRKENVRSALDLIAEDIEKRIGRRQVVIKPNFVSSSRQLASSHVDQMRGILDFLKGFHKGKIIVSEAASGDTRKAFKNFGYDRLIDEYDVQLIDLNHSPFRNVAIRDSEGRNFNVRVSDLLLDRNNYVISAAKLKAHDTVVVTLSIKNMAMGAVLYPDKMDVHQGIRRTNLNIAALAGLVWPDLSVIDGLDGMEGNGPVDGDPIHVGIAIAGTDPLAVDRVACEVMMVDFNKVGYLNHCVEMGLGEADLKKIDMAGVPISECACPFRLHGTVEKQYHWRN
- a CDS encoding DNA cytosine methyltransferase; the protein is MKTISLFSGAGGLDIGTSMAGAEIVCCIDTDHDSIETLKLNESTNSSILINDDIATLTGESILHQCGHRKNEIEFLIGGPPCQSFSKNNYWTKSGEESLRRKERMKAVAESNGREFIDEVKLSKAKNRVEVHDDKRTSLVMEYARLINEISPRGFLFENVHSITHPKNKKYLYEFVNFTEDCGYKVKELHLSSELFGVPQKRKRVFVIGHKKKVLGDPEITHSADNSLFLKPLATSKMAIHKYRHKKYFEEGEVIEGRWKEYLPDIPPGMNYKALTSWAGYKNPIFEAETKFWNFLLKLHPDKPSWTIASNPGPWVGPFHWENRRLRTTEMAALQSFPSDYKFYGTRRSRIRQIGNAVPPLMAKAVMEVLINS